In Rouxiella sp. WC2420, the following proteins share a genomic window:
- a CDS encoding DUF2498 family protein produces the protein MHLHTAAINPGALLIEANKVIRQHEHYLSGMKATEVEQKGNVLVFRGEFFLDEQGLPTGKTTAVFNMFKLLATLFSDKYHLEI, from the coding sequence ATGCACTTACACACCGCAGCTATAAATCCTGGAGCACTACTTATAGAAGCAAATAAAGTAATTCGCCAGCATGAACATTATCTATCGGGAATGAAAGCAACAGAAGTTGAACAAAAGGGAAATGTGCTGGTTTTTCGTGGGGAATTCTTTCTGGATGAACAAGGATTACCGACCGGAAAAACCACCGCCGTTTTTAATATGTTTAAACTTCTCGCCACTCTTTTTTCAGATAAATACCACCTGGAAATTTAG